A window of the Chryseobacterium arthrosphaerae genome harbors these coding sequences:
- the ypfJ gene encoding KPN_02809 family neutral zinc metallopeptidase: MRWTDDRGGNVDDRRGSGGGGGGMIVGGGLGTLIIAAIVFFLGGDPSGILNSGSIQSSGDSGEKRELTVEEKKIGEMVKMMAAWNTQTWTQIFQENGMSYSDPEIVLFQSTTNSACGTAQSAMGPFYCPADQKIYMDMSFFNELQGRFGAKVTEFTVAYVLAHEMGHHIQTLLGTTQKVDALRRSGRYSEAEMNKVSVATELQADFYAGVWAKRTDDTKQILEPGDIQAAIDAAQAVGDDNIQRRSQGYVNQESFTHGSSAQRKEWFMKGYNTGDIRQGDTFNQLLK; this comes from the coding sequence ATGAGATGGACAGACGACAGAGGCGGTAACGTTGATGATCGCCGTGGCTCCGGAGGCGGAGGTGGCGGTATGATCGTTGGCGGCGGACTCGGAACTTTAATTATAGCAGCGATTGTATTCTTCCTGGGAGGTGACCCTTCAGGAATTCTCAATTCCGGAAGCATTCAGTCTTCGGGAGACTCCGGTGAAAAACGTGAACTTACCGTTGAAGAGAAAAAAATCGGAGAAATGGTCAAAATGATGGCTGCCTGGAATACCCAGACCTGGACTCAGATCTTTCAGGAAAACGGAATGAGCTACAGCGATCCTGAAATCGTACTTTTTCAAAGCACAACAAATTCGGCCTGTGGTACAGCCCAGTCTGCCATGGGACCATTTTATTGCCCTGCCGATCAGAAAATCTATATGGATATGAGTTTCTTCAATGAACTCCAGGGAAGATTCGGGGCCAAAGTAACAGAATTTACAGTAGCCTATGTGCTTGCCCATGAAATGGGACATCATATACAAACCCTTTTGGGAACAACGCAAAAAGTAGATGCACTCCGAAGAAGTGGAAGATATTCTGAGGCAGAAATGAATAAAGTCTCTGTAGCTACAGAATTACAGGCAGATTTTTATGCAGGAGTCTGGGCTAAACGTACAGATGATACCAAACAAATTCTTGAGCCCGGAGATATTCAGGCCGCAATAGATGCCGCTCAGGCTGTGGGGGATGATAATATTCAGAGAAGATCTCAGGGATATGTAAATCAGGAAAGCTTTACCCATGGCTCATCTGCACAGCGTAAAGAATGGTTTATGAAAGGTTATAACACCGGAGATATCAGACAGGGAGATACCTTTAACCAACTTTTAAAATAA
- the uraH gene encoding hydroxyisourate hydrolase gives MKKLLLAFFGLIFFSLSAQEKTGFQLSSHILDISEGKPAGKVEIALEKFNETTQQWVSVGKKQTDNNGRVSDFLPYQKTGNHGKYKLVFFVEDYYKYKNIESFYPSIEVIFQIKDSEHYHVPITLSPFGYSTYRGS, from the coding sequence ATGAAGAAGTTGTTACTGGCATTTTTTGGATTGATTTTCTTCAGTCTTTCTGCTCAGGAAAAGACAGGATTTCAGCTTTCAAGCCATATCCTGGATATTTCGGAAGGGAAACCGGCCGGAAAAGTAGAAATTGCACTGGAAAAATTTAATGAAACCACGCAACAGTGGGTTTCTGTAGGTAAAAAGCAAACTGATAATAATGGCAGGGTTTCAGATTTTTTACCTTATCAAAAAACCGGTAATCACGGAAAATACAAACTTGTATTCTTTGTAGAAGATTATTACAAATATAAAAATATAGAAAGCTTCTATCCGTCAATTGAGGTAATATTCCAGATAAAAGACAGTGAACATTATCATGTTCCGATCACGTTATCACCATTTGGATATTCCACATACAGAGGAAGCTAA
- a CDS encoding GLPGLI family protein, with the protein MKKIGIIALALFIQHVSGQTNRFVYQVTMKPDAENKADTKTENAYLDISQDKSVFYSENRIKRDSIMQKAFQGGGGRGSINRDQMEGLRSNINYSVEKDKTNQKTYFKDRIGRDIYSYEEDRPLHWKISSETTKIGEYKVQKAETDFAGRKWTAWFTTDLPYQDGPYKFGGLPGLIVKVEDDKGDYSFDLMKNYKIAELPALNQFGNTLKVKRSDFVKQQQKFKTDPMSFMTQGSGGMAATMRIGGGGRGPGGGNQDPAEMRKRMEERVKEEAKKNSNPIELQ; encoded by the coding sequence ATGAAAAAAATAGGTATTATTGCTCTGGCTCTCTTTATACAGCATGTTTCCGGCCAAACCAACAGGTTTGTATATCAGGTTACGATGAAACCTGATGCAGAAAATAAAGCAGATACAAAAACTGAAAATGCATATCTTGATATTTCCCAGGATAAATCTGTTTTTTATTCTGAAAACAGGATTAAAAGAGATTCTATCATGCAAAAAGCCTTCCAGGGAGGTGGTGGAAGAGGAAGTATCAACAGAGACCAGATGGAAGGTTTAAGATCCAATATCAATTATTCTGTAGAAAAAGATAAAACAAATCAGAAAACATATTTTAAAGATAGAATAGGACGTGATATTTATTCCTATGAAGAAGACAGACCATTACATTGGAAAATTTCTTCTGAAACAACAAAAATAGGGGAATATAAGGTCCAGAAAGCCGAAACGGATTTTGCCGGAAGAAAATGGACAGCCTGGTTTACCACAGATCTGCCTTATCAGGATGGCCCATACAAGTTTGGCGGGCTTCCGGGATTGATTGTAAAAGTGGAGGATGATAAAGGGGATTATTCTTTTGACCTGATGAAGAACTATAAGATCGCAGAACTTCCAGCTTTAAATCAGTTTGGAAATACTTTAAAAGTAAAAAGAAGTGATTTTGTAAAACAGCAGCAAAAATTTAAAACAGACCCAATGTCATTTATGACTCAAGGATCAGGCGGTATGGCTGCTACAATGAGAATAGGTGGTGGCGGAAGAGGTCCCGGAGGAGGAAATCAGGATCCTGCTGAGATGAGAAAACGGATGGAAGAAAGGGTGAAAGAGGAAGCGAAAAAGAACAGTAATCCGATTGAATTGCAATAA
- the sufC gene encoding Fe-S cluster assembly ATPase SufC codes for MLQIKDLHAKIEDGAEILKGINLEIKPGEVHAIMGPNGAGKSTLSSVIAGKEDYEVTGGEILFEGEDIVEDAPEDRAHKGIFLSFQYPVEIPGVSVTNFIKAALNETRKANGLGEMPAKEMLALIREKSEKLGIKKDFLSRSLNEGFSGGEKKRNEIFQMMMLNPKLAILDETDSGLDIDALRIVADGVNHFKNEGNAVLLITHYQRLLNYIQPDFVHVLANGKIIKTGDKSLALELEEKGYDWLLN; via the coding sequence ATGTTACAAATTAAAGACCTTCACGCCAAAATTGAAGATGGCGCAGAAATATTAAAAGGGATTAATCTTGAAATAAAGCCGGGTGAAGTTCACGCTATCATGGGGCCAAACGGAGCCGGTAAATCTACCCTTTCTTCTGTAATCGCCGGAAAAGAGGATTACGAAGTAACCGGTGGAGAGATTCTTTTCGAAGGAGAAGATATCGTTGAAGATGCTCCGGAAGACAGAGCACACAAAGGGATTTTCCTTTCGTTCCAGTATCCTGTGGAAATTCCGGGAGTTTCTGTAACGAACTTTATCAAAGCTGCTTTAAACGAAACAAGAAAGGCCAATGGATTGGGAGAAATGCCGGCAAAAGAAATGCTTGCCCTGATCCGTGAGAAATCTGAAAAACTGGGAATCAAAAAAGACTTTTTATCAAGATCACTGAACGAAGGATTTTCCGGAGGTGAAAAGAAAAGAAACGAGATCTTCCAGATGATGATGCTTAATCCTAAACTGGCTATTCTTGATGAAACCGATTCAGGATTGGATATCGATGCCTTAAGAATCGTTGCAGATGGTGTAAACCACTTTAAAAATGAAGGGAATGCAGTTCTTTTGATTACGCACTATCAAAGATTGCTTAACTATATTCAACCGGATTTCGTTCACGTTCTTGCGAATGGAAAAATCATCAAAACAGGTGATAAATCTTTAGCATTGGAATTGGAAGAAAAAGGGTACGACTGGCTTCTTAATTAA
- a CDS encoding DUF3078 domain-containing protein encodes MKKLLLIASVSFGALAAAQDTKPDAPAADTVKAWSIQGQNTLMLNQAAFSNWVGGGANNVGWLAGVNYNLTYEKGKDLWENIIILGYGQNNTQGTGVRKTQDVINLSTNYGREFAKNWYFSTGASLQTQFAPGYEDGNNPEAKKISNFFAPGYLNLGAGVTYRPNENLTVTLRPANARWTFVLDKDLQKAGTYGLKNDGDSSLFQFGFLGTAMYKIKIMENINLTNTASVFSNYLDHPERLVLAYGAILNMKINKYISSNITLDLLYDHNQIWKTQLKQTLGVGFAYNIDNGKKRSDNKDNQSWLKK; translated from the coding sequence ATGAAAAAACTTTTATTGATCGCTTCCGTTTCCTTCGGAGCTTTAGCCGCGGCCCAGGATACAAAACCTGATGCACCAGCAGCTGATACCGTTAAAGCCTGGTCTATTCAGGGACAGAATACCTTAATGCTTAATCAGGCTGCCTTTTCAAACTGGGTAGGAGGGGGAGCCAACAACGTAGGATGGCTTGCCGGTGTCAATTATAACCTTACTTATGAAAAAGGCAAGGATCTCTGGGAAAATATTATCATCCTGGGGTATGGCCAAAATAATACCCAGGGAACAGGAGTAAGAAAGACCCAGGATGTCATCAACCTTTCTACAAACTATGGTAGAGAATTTGCTAAAAACTGGTATTTTTCAACAGGAGCCAGCCTTCAGACCCAGTTTGCACCGGGTTATGAGGACGGAAATAATCCTGAGGCAAAGAAAATCTCCAATTTTTTCGCTCCGGGATACTTAAATCTTGGTGCAGGGGTTACCTACAGGCCCAATGAAAATCTGACTGTTACTTTACGTCCAGCTAACGCCAGATGGACTTTTGTATTGGATAAAGATCTTCAGAAGGCCGGAACATACGGGCTTAAGAACGATGGAGATTCTTCTTTATTCCAGTTCGGTTTTCTGGGAACAGCGATGTATAAAATTAAAATCATGGAGAATATTAACCTGACCAATACAGCTTCGGTATTCTCAAATTACCTGGATCATCCTGAAAGATTGGTTCTTGCGTATGGAGCAATTTTAAATATGAAGATCAATAAGTATATTTCATCCAATATTACCCTGGACCTGCTGTATGATCACAACCAGATCTGGAAAACACAGCTGAAGCAGACATTGGGAGTAGGTTTTGCCTATAATATAGACAATGGAAAGAAACGTTCGGATAATAAGGATAACCAAAGCTGGTTAAAAAAATAA
- a CDS encoding DUF3078 domain-containing protein, whose product MKKFLLILSFFVGIYASAQEELKKDSVVVDTVKYWSVLGKNTLMINQAAFSNWVGGGANNVGWLAGVNYNITYEKDKDLWENIIILGYGQNDTKGLGIRKTQDMINVSTNYGRKFLKSWYFSLGAGLQSQFAPGYEDGNNPEAKKISNFMAPGYLNVGMGITYRPNDDLTVTLRPTNARWTFVMDKDLQFAGSYGLKNDGDTSLLQFGFLGTAIYKLKIMEDIHLTNTASVFSNYLDRPDRLVLAYGAILNLKVNKYISSNITLDLLYDHNQIEKTQLKQTLGIGFAYTLDNGVKRSERKDSQWWIKK is encoded by the coding sequence ATGAAGAAGTTTTTGTTGATTCTTTCCTTTTTTGTAGGGATTTATGCAAGTGCACAAGAAGAATTAAAAAAAGATTCAGTAGTGGTAGACACAGTAAAATACTGGTCGGTGCTTGGGAAAAACACTTTGATGATCAATCAGGCTGCCTTTTCAAACTGGGTAGGAGGGGGAGCCAACAACGTAGGCTGGCTTGCCGGGGTGAATTATAATATTACCTATGAAAAAGACAAAGACCTGTGGGAGAATATCATTATTCTTGGTTATGGGCAGAATGATACCAAAGGATTGGGAATCAGAAAAACCCAGGATATGATCAATGTTTCAACCAACTACGGAAGGAAGTTCTTGAAAAGCTGGTATTTCTCTTTAGGAGCCGGGTTACAATCACAATTCGCTCCCGGATATGAAGACGGGAACAATCCTGAGGCAAAGAAGATCTCGAATTTTATGGCGCCGGGATACCTGAACGTCGGTATGGGTATCACCTACAGGCCCAATGATGATCTTACCGTAACCTTACGTCCTACCAACGCCAGATGGACTTTCGTCATGGATAAAGATCTTCAGTTTGCAGGAAGCTATGGTCTGAAAAATGACGGTGACACTTCTCTGTTGCAATTCGGTTTTCTGGGAACTGCCATATATAAGCTGAAAATCATGGAAGACATCCATTTAACCAATACGGCATCGGTGTTCTCCAATTATCTTGACCGTCCGGACAGGCTGGTTCTTGCGTATGGAGCTATTCTGAATCTGAAAGTCAACAAATACATCTCATCCAACATCACTTTAGATTTGCTGTATGATCATAACCAGATTGAAAAGACACAGCTAAAGCAAACCCTTGGAATTGGTTTTGCGTACACGCTTGATAATGGTGTAAAACGCTCAGAACGCAAGGACAGCCAATGGTGGATTAAAAAATAA
- the sufD gene encoding Fe-S cluster assembly protein SufD — translation MALKEQIIENHNDFLEGLRHRFLDDDRKAALQRFANIGFPTKKDEEYKYTNLKEITEKSYNFFPKENHNITKEQFDELHLGEENFDWIVFVNGKLHKELSKVSIENVEFLSFNYALNDEKHKEVFEKYFNSIASKEQAFTNLNLAYCKYGFFLKVPKNVVIEKPIHVFYISQNQEENTFYNTRNLLIVEEGAKVEVIESHHNFDSTYVLTNSVTEIFTYPNAKADWHKLQNDNNTSYLIDNTFAKQEKDSLTTVNTFSFGGKLVRNNLDFIHNGSNINSFMNGITIIGKDQLVDHHTAVHHNFPNCESYQNYKGIFDGNAHGVFNGKVFVDKIAQKTNAYQQNNNVLLSEGASIDTKPQLEIFADDVKCSHGCTVGQLNEDALFYLRARGISKKEAQALLLYAFANDAMQNIDIEPLKEKISKLLAEKLEVDIEF, via the coding sequence ATGGCATTAAAAGAACAAATTATAGAGAACCATAATGATTTTTTGGAGGGTCTTCGTCACAGATTTCTGGATGATGACAGAAAAGCAGCTCTTCAAAGATTTGCAAATATTGGTTTTCCGACAAAAAAAGACGAAGAATATAAATATACCAATCTGAAGGAGATCACGGAAAAGAGTTACAACTTCTTCCCGAAAGAGAACCACAATATCACTAAAGAGCAGTTTGATGAATTGCACCTTGGAGAGGAAAACTTTGATTGGATCGTTTTTGTAAACGGTAAGCTTCATAAAGAGCTTTCAAAGGTGTCTATTGAAAATGTAGAATTCCTTTCGTTCAACTATGCATTGAATGATGAAAAGCACAAAGAGGTTTTTGAAAAATATTTCAACAGTATTGCTTCTAAAGAGCAGGCTTTCACCAACCTGAATCTTGCTTACTGCAAATACGGTTTCTTCCTGAAAGTTCCTAAAAACGTTGTGATTGAAAAGCCGATCCACGTTTTCTATATTTCTCAAAACCAGGAAGAAAACACGTTCTACAATACGAGAAACCTGTTGATCGTGGAAGAAGGTGCAAAAGTAGAAGTCATTGAAAGCCACCATAACTTTGACAGCACTTATGTGCTGACAAACTCTGTGACAGAGATCTTTACGTACCCGAATGCAAAAGCAGACTGGCACAAACTTCAGAATGACAACAACACATCATACCTCATTGACAATACTTTCGCAAAACAGGAGAAAGACAGTTTAACAACTGTAAATACCTTCTCTTTCGGAGGTAAGCTGGTAAGAAATAATCTTGATTTCATTCATAACGGATCGAATATCAATTCTTTCATGAACGGAATCACCATCATCGGAAAAGACCAGTTGGTAGACCACCACACAGCGGTACACCACAATTTCCCGAACTGTGAGAGCTATCAGAACTACAAAGGAATCTTCGACGGTAACGCCCACGGAGTTTTCAACGGGAAAGTTTTTGTTGACAAGATTGCTCAGAAAACCAATGCTTACCAGCAGAATAATAACGTTTTGCTAAGTGAAGGAGCAAGCATTGATACCAAGCCTCAGCTGGAGATCTTTGCAGATGATGTAAAATGTTCTCACGGGTGTACAGTAGGCCAGCTGAATGAAGATGCCCTTTTCTACCTGAGAGCAAGAGGAATCTCTAAAAAAGAAGCTCAGGCATTGCTTTTATATGCTTTTGCCAATGATGCCATGCAGAATATTGACATTGAGCCTCTGAAAGAGAAAATTTCAAAGCTGTTGGCCGAGAAATTAGAAGTAGATATAGAATTCTAA
- a CDS encoding HesB/IscA family protein, whose amino-acid sequence MIKVSDYAKEKAIQLMTEDGFNPAEDYIRVGVKSGGCSGLEYVLKFDNQKEDTDQIFEDNDIKIIVDKKSILYLAGTTLEYSGGLNGKGFVFNNPNASRTCGCGESFSL is encoded by the coding sequence ATGATAAAAGTATCAGACTATGCAAAGGAGAAAGCCATTCAGTTGATGACTGAAGATGGTTTTAACCCTGCTGAAGATTATATAAGAGTGGGAGTGAAAAGCGGCGGATGCTCTGGTTTGGAGTATGTTCTGAAGTTTGACAACCAAAAAGAAGACACAGATCAGATTTTTGAAGATAATGATATCAAGATCATCGTCGATAAAAAATCAATCCTTTATTTAGCAGGAACCACTCTTGAGTATTCAGGAGGATTGAACGGAAAAGGGTTTGTTTTCAACAACCCGAACGCATCCAGAACATGTGGGTGTGGAGAATCATTTAGTCTTTAG
- the sufB gene encoding Fe-S cluster assembly protein SufB: MSKYTEDDLRVDLENKKYEFGWETKIDYEDFPTGLNEDIIRAISAKKEEPEWMTEWRLESFKIWLKMVEPEWANIKYEKPDFQAIRYYAAPKVKPELASLDEVDPELLKTFEKLGINIEEQKRLSGVAVDIVMDSVSVKTTFQDTLAEKGIIFCSISEAIKNHPDLVRKYLGKVVPRGDNFYAALNSAVFSDGSFCYIPKGVKCPMELSTYFRINQAGTGQFERTLVIADEGSYVSYLEGCTAPSRDENQLHAAVVELIAMDDAEIKYSTVQNWYPGNEEGKGGVFNFVTKRGLCERNAKISWTQVETGSAVTWKYPSCILKGDNAIGEFYSIAVTNNHQYADTGTKMIHIGKNTKSTIISKGISAGKSQNSYRGLVKVMPSAKGARNFSQCDSLLMGNECGAHTFPYIEIKDPTAQLEHEATTSKIGEDQIFYCNQRGIDTERAIALIVNGFSKEVLNKLPMEFAIEAQKLLEISLEGSVG; encoded by the coding sequence ATGAGTAAATACACTGAAGACGATTTAAGAGTCGATCTAGAAAATAAAAAATATGAATTCGGTTGGGAAACTAAAATCGATTACGAAGATTTCCCGACTGGTTTAAATGAGGACATCATCCGTGCCATCTCTGCTAAAAAAGAAGAGCCGGAATGGATGACCGAATGGCGTCTGGAATCTTTCAAAATCTGGCTGAAGATGGTAGAGCCTGAATGGGCGAATATCAAGTATGAAAAGCCGGATTTTCAAGCCATCCGTTACTACGCTGCTCCAAAAGTAAAGCCTGAATTGGCCAGCCTTGATGAAGTAGACCCTGAATTATTGAAGACTTTCGAAAAGTTAGGGATTAACATTGAGGAACAAAAAAGACTTTCAGGGGTTGCAGTAGACATCGTAATGGACTCAGTTTCTGTGAAAACTACTTTCCAGGATACGTTGGCAGAAAAAGGAATTATTTTCTGTTCCATCTCTGAAGCTATTAAGAACCACCCTGATTTAGTAAGAAAATACCTTGGAAAAGTAGTTCCGAGAGGTGATAATTTCTACGCAGCACTGAACTCCGCAGTATTCTCTGACGGAAGTTTCTGCTATATTCCCAAAGGCGTAAAATGCCCGATGGAACTTTCCACTTACTTCCGTATCAACCAGGCAGGAACAGGACAGTTTGAAAGAACGCTTGTGATTGCGGATGAAGGAAGCTATGTTTCTTATCTTGAAGGATGTACAGCACCGTCAAGAGACGAAAACCAGCTTCACGCTGCGGTAGTGGAACTGATTGCGATGGATGATGCGGAAATTAAATATTCAACCGTACAGAACTGGTACCCTGGTAATGAAGAAGGAAAAGGAGGTGTATTCAATTTTGTAACGAAAAGAGGGCTTTGCGAAAGAAATGCAAAAATCTCATGGACCCAGGTTGAGACAGGTTCTGCAGTAACATGGAAATACCCGTCCTGTATCCTGAAAGGGGACAACGCTATCGGGGAATTCTACTCTATCGCAGTAACCAATAACCACCAATATGCAGATACAGGAACGAAAATGATCCACATTGGTAAAAACACCAAGTCTACAATCATTTCAAAAGGTATTTCTGCAGGAAAATCTCAGAACTCATACAGAGGATTGGTAAAAGTAATGCCTTCTGCAAAAGGAGCCAGAAACTTCTCCCAATGTGATTCTTTATTGATGGGTAATGAATGTGGAGCCCACACCTTCCCTTACATTGAGATCAAAGATCCTACTGCCCAGCTGGAGCACGAGGCAACGACTTCAAAAATCGGGGAAGATCAGATTTTCTATTGTAACCAGAGAGGAATCGATACAGAAAGAGCCATTGCTCTGATCGTAAACGGATTCAGTAAAGAGGTTTTAAATAAACTTCCGATGGAATTTGCAATTGAAGCACAGAAGTTGCTTGAAATTTCATTAGAAGGATCAGTAGGATAA